In a single window of the Methanobrevibacter sp. genome:
- a CDS encoding methionine synthase: MRSTVVGSFPAEESSPSNFKDKLLNALGSYDPFKEAIESSVIAQLDAGVDIISDGQVRGDMVSIFTKYIPGMKIEDGNTVIVSKIRNPTKEISIKDMQYAKKVMKEYYGGKIPEGKGIKGIITGPNTIVHSSRIESFYKNKEDAIIDLAHSLKFEVDAIAKKVEPVYIQIDEPFLSTGMVDMKTAREAIDIIHDGLEIPLGMHVCGILSDAFKDLAKFNIDILDMEFAGNDVNLGVLEENASLLANKKVGFGCIDSSVHTVDAIEDIDGLVSKAIEIVGKDNLLLDPDCGLRRSPKDVAFEKLRLMNEIKDKYS, translated from the coding sequence ATGAGATCAACTGTTGTGGGTAGTTTTCCAGCTGAGGAAAGCTCTCCATCTAATTTTAAAGATAAATTATTAAATGCTTTAGGATCATATGATCCATTTAAAGAAGCTATTGAAAGTAGTGTTATTGCTCAACTTGATGCTGGAGTAGATATTATATCTGACGGTCAGGTTAGAGGAGACATGGTTTCTATTTTTACAAAATATATTCCTGGAATGAAAATTGAAGATGGCAATACTGTAATTGTTTCTAAAATAAGAAATCCAACCAAGGAAATTTCCATTAAAGACATGCAATATGCAAAAAAAGTCATGAAGGAATATTATGGTGGTAAAATTCCGGAGGGCAAAGGAATAAAAGGAATTATCACAGGACCGAATACTATTGTTCACTCTTCAAGAATAGAATCTTTCTATAAAAATAAGGAAGATGCCATTATTGATTTGGCACACAGTTTAAAATTTGAAGTTGATGCAATAGCTAAAAAAGTTGAACCTGTCTATATTCAAATTGATGAGCCATTCTTATCTACTGGAATGGTTGATATGAAAACAGCTCGTGAAGCTATTGATATTATTCATGATGGTTTGGAAATACCTTTGGGAATGCATGTATGTGGTATTTTATCTGATGCATTCAAAGACCTTGCAAAATTCAACATTGATATTTTAGACATGGAATTTGCAGGAAATGATGTAAATCTTGGAGTATTGGAGGAAAATGCTTCTTTACTTGCAAATAAAAAAGTTGGATTTGGTTGTATTGATTCATCAGTTCACACAGTAGATGCTATTGAAGACATTGATGGATTGGTAAGTAAAGCTATCGAGATTGTCGGAAAAGACAACTTGCTTTTGGATCCTGATTGCGGTCTTAGAAGATCTCCAAAAGATGTTGCATTTGAAAAATTAAGATTAATGAATGAAATCAAAGATAAATACAGTTAA
- the cobM gene encoding precorrin-4 C(11)-methyltransferase, with protein MKGKVIFIGAGPGDPDLITVKGRKVIEKADVIIYAGSLVNPDVLSPAREDCEIHNSAYLNLDETDTIITEAVNEGKLVARVHTGDPSIYGAIAEQIRELKKHDIEYEIIPGVSSLFGTASVLEAELTLPEISQSVIITRPEGRTPKPEGESLASFSKHHATMCVFLGIGMIDKVVDELLVGYEKTTPVAVVKKATWPDQQIIRGTLEDIAGKVKDANITKTAMIVVGDVLDPGDFNASKLYDKNFKHEYR; from the coding sequence ATGAAAGGAAAAGTTATTTTCATTGGTGCTGGTCCAGGTGACCCTGACTTAATAACTGTTAAAGGAAGAAAGGTTATTGAAAAAGCGGATGTAATCATATATGCAGGTTCACTTGTTAATCCAGATGTTTTATCCCCTGCACGTGAAGATTGTGAAATTCACAACAGTGCTTACTTAAATTTAGATGAAACTGATACAATAATTACTGAAGCAGTCAATGAAGGAAAATTAGTTGCACGTGTACATACCGGTGATCCATCAATTTATGGTGCCATTGCAGAACAAATCCGTGAGCTCAAAAAACATGATATTGAATATGAAATAATTCCAGGAGTCAGCTCATTATTTGGAACTGCCAGTGTGCTTGAAGCGGAATTGACATTACCTGAAATTTCCCAGAGTGTTATCATTACCCGTCCTGAAGGCAGAACACCAAAACCTGAAGGTGAAAGTTTAGCAAGTTTCTCCAAGCATCATGCAACCATGTGTGTCTTTTTAGGAATAGGTATGATTGATAAAGTTGTTGATGAATTGCTTGTAGGTTATGAAAAAACTACTCCAGTTGCTGTTGTCAAAAAGGCAACTTGGCCAGACCAACAAATAATAAGAGGAACCCTTGAGGATATTGCAGGAAAAGTTAAAGATGCTAATATAACAAAGACTGCAATGATTGTAGTGGGAGATGTGTTAGACCCTGGTGATTTTAATGCATCTAAGCTATATGACAAAAACTTTAAACATGAATATAGATAA
- a CDS encoding NAD(P)H-dependent oxidoreductase produces MKYLIINGSPRKQNTYNVIKQIKTNLDGEFEEINLIKENIPICNGCYRCFNECEDNCPHFDKINPIIEKLQECDGIIVGCPVYAMNVTGLLKNFFDHTAYFYHRPRFFTKKALVVVTTAGAGHKKVAKYIDETLRHWGVNKVYRLSFACGGKDSFDDGKINKIAQRFGDDMELHSPKFEDVMFYNVWKAMALSKDPIKADNEYWVEKGLVNHDFAPEVRLNIIKKTFAKIMFFILKMVIK; encoded by the coding sequence ATGAAATATCTAATTATCAACGGATCTCCTAGAAAACAAAATACCTATAATGTTATTAAGCAAATAAAAACCAATTTGGATGGGGAATTTGAAGAAATCAATTTGATTAAGGAAAATATTCCCATATGCAATGGTTGTTACAGATGCTTTAATGAATGTGAAGATAACTGCCCTCACTTTGATAAAATCAATCCAATTATCGAAAAGCTGCAGGAATGCGATGGGATAATTGTTGGATGTCCAGTCTATGCAATGAATGTCACGGGACTCTTGAAAAATTTCTTTGATCATACTGCATATTTTTATCACAGACCAAGATTTTTCACTAAAAAAGCACTGGTTGTTGTTACAACTGCTGGTGCAGGTCATAAAAAAGTAGCTAAATACATTGATGAAACATTAAGGCATTGGGGTGTAAACAAGGTTTATCGATTGTCATTTGCTTGCGGTGGAAAAGATTCATTTGATGATGGTAAAATTAATAAAATCGCTCAAAGATTTGGAGATGATATGGAATTGCATTCTCCTAAGTTTGAAGATGTGATGTTTTATAATGTATGGAAAGCAATGGCCCTATCAAAAGATCCAATTAAAGCAGATAATGAATACTGGGTTGAAAAAGGTTTGGTCAATCATGATTTTGCACCTGAAGTTAGATTGAACATTATTAAAAAGACATTTGCAAAAATAATGTTCTTTATCTTGAAAATGGTGATTAAATAA
- the hypB gene encoding hydrogenase nickel incorporation protein HypB, with protein sequence MHQVADIEVAKNIMDANKRLADKNLKNLEEKNIFCVDFVGAIGSGKTTLVEEIIDNTDYKIGVLAGDVISKFDSERIEKHDVPVVGLNTGKECHLDAHLVGHGLADLPLDDLDMVIIENVGNLICPVDFDLGSHLRIVVVSVTEGDDTVEKHPIIFQTSDVVVINKVDLADAVGADADKMVADAQKLNPKIKVIKSSLKEGKGLDEIIAAIEEAMN encoded by the coding sequence ATGCATCAAGTTGCTGATATTGAAGTTGCAAAAAATATTATGGATGCTAATAAAAGATTAGCAGATAAAAACTTAAAAAACTTAGAAGAAAAAAACATTTTCTGTGTTGATTTTGTTGGAGCAATCGGTTCCGGTAAAACAACTCTCGTAGAAGAAATAATTGATAATACTGATTATAAAATTGGTGTTCTTGCAGGAGATGTAATCTCAAAATTCGATTCAGAACGTATAGAAAAACACGATGTACCGGTTGTAGGATTAAATACTGGTAAAGAATGTCATTTAGATGCACACTTAGTAGGTCATGGACTTGCAGATTTACCATTAGATGATTTGGACATGGTTATCATTGAAAACGTAGGTAACTTAATCTGTCCTGTTGATTTTGATTTAGGTTCTCATTTAAGAATTGTCGTTGTAAGTGTTACTGAAGGTGACGACACTGTAGAAAAACACCCAATTATTTTCCAAACTTCTGATGTTGTAGTAATCAATAAAGTTGATTTGGCAGATGCTGTTGGTGCTGATGCTGATAAAATGGTTGCTGACGCTCAAAAATTAAACCCTAAAATCAAAGTTATCAAATCTAGCTTAAAAGAAGGAAAAGGATTAGACGAAATTATTGCAGCTATTGAAGAAGCAATGAACTAG
- a CDS encoding DUF1894 domain-containing protein — protein sequence MSFCLDTYLQQSDDYEVHASRAGFKDCAMIIRFKADDIVYIKPGDEVLGVKVIGIPPIPIGFDHEKGTVFLPYTKPCHGTSVVELPITEDEIEKIRKLDTGKKK from the coding sequence ATGTCATTCTGTTTAGATACTTACCTCCAACAATCTGATGATTATGAAGTTCACGCTTCAAGAGCTGGTTTTAAAGATTGTGCTATGATTATCAGATTCAAAGCTGATGATATTGTATACATTAAACCTGGAGATGAAGTTTTAGGTGTTAAAGTTATTGGAATCCCACCAATACCAATTGGATTTGACCACGAGAAAGGAACAGTATTCCTTCCATACACCAAACCTTGTCATGGGACTTCAGTTGTTGAACTTCCAATCACTGAAGATGAAATTGAAAAAATCAGAAAACTTGATACCGGTAAGAAAAAATGA
- the uppS gene encoding polyprenyl diphosphate synthase: MAENILYKLYEWYISRGLIPEKMPKHVAFIMDGNRRYSKLQGNIDVVKGHEIGVDILEKVMNWSIELGIEIITAYAFSTENFNRPQHEVEGLMNLFVINFKRLVDNPKIHKNEVRVKVVGRTELLPDNVKEAIKEAEDATAHYNKRFLNLAIGYDGRLEIIDSFKKIIKDVQDGKISIDDVDEELVSKNLYTAGLDDPNLIIRTSGEERLSGFLLWQSSYSELYFCETLWPELRKVDFIRAIRSYQARDRRFGA, from the coding sequence ATGGCAGAAAATATACTTTATAAATTATATGAATGGTACATCTCAAGAGGATTAATTCCAGAAAAAATGCCGAAACATGTTGCTTTTATTATGGACGGTAACAGAAGATACTCCAAATTACAGGGAAACATCGATGTTGTTAAAGGACATGAAATCGGCGTAGATATCCTTGAAAAAGTAATGAACTGGAGTATTGAACTTGGTATAGAGATTATTACTGCTTATGCTTTCTCAACAGAAAATTTCAACAGACCACAACACGAAGTTGAAGGATTAATGAACTTATTTGTCATTAACTTCAAAAGACTCGTAGACAATCCGAAAATTCACAAAAACGAAGTAAGAGTAAAAGTAGTAGGTAGAACTGAATTACTTCCAGACAATGTAAAAGAAGCTATAAAAGAAGCAGAAGACGCAACAGCACATTATAATAAAAGATTCCTCAACTTAGCTATTGGATATGACGGGCGTTTAGAAATTATAGATTCGTTCAAAAAGATTATTAAAGATGTGCAGGATGGAAAAATTTCAATTGATGATGTTGATGAGGAACTTGTAAGCAAAAACCTTTATACTGCTGGACTTGACGATCCAAACTTAATCATAAGAACAAGCGGAGAAGAGCGTTTAAGCGGATTCCTTCTTTGGCAATCATCATACTCTGAATTGTATTTCTGTGAAACTTTATGGCCGGAACTTAGAAAAGTTGATTTTATAAGAGCAATCAGATCATACCAAGCAAGAGACAGAAGGTTCGGTGCATAA
- a CDS encoding N-acetyltransferase, whose translation MENNILKIRLEEEKDYFEVENLVRNSFWNVYRPGAFEHFIVHNLRDDDSFIKDLAYVIEKDGNIIGHINYSVGKLSNSISAPVLGPIAIDKQHQRKGYGSKLIEFTLKLAEDMGFPFIFVIGDENYYSRFGFESASKYNLFLDGTDTTQENPFFMVKLIEEQFNNEPVMFHNPDVFMVPEDEVDEFDKQFEPKEKLVLEGQLGV comes from the coding sequence ATGGAAAATAATATATTAAAAATAAGATTGGAAGAGGAAAAAGATTATTTTGAAGTAGAAAATCTTGTAAGAAACTCTTTTTGGAACGTTTATCGTCCTGGTGCTTTTGAACATTTCATTGTTCATAATTTAAGAGATGATGACTCTTTTATCAAGGATTTGGCATATGTTATAGAAAAAGATGGGAATATAATAGGGCATATCAATTATTCTGTTGGAAAGCTCTCTAATTCAATATCTGCTCCAGTATTAGGTCCAATAGCCATTGACAAACAACATCAAAGAAAGGGCTATGGTTCAAAATTAATTGAATTTACATTGAAATTGGCGGAGGATATGGGTTTTCCATTTATTTTTGTCATTGGTGATGAAAATTACTATTCCAGATTTGGATTTGAATCAGCATCAAAATACAATTTATTTTTGGATGGCACTGATACAACACAGGAAAATCCATTTTTTATGGTTAAATTGATTGAAGAGCAATTTAACAATGAGCCAGTAATGTTCCATAATCCTGATGTGTTTATGGTACCTGAAGATGAAGTGGATGAATTCGATAAACAGTTTGAACCAAAAGAAAAATTAGTTTTAGAAGGACAACTTGGTGTCTAA
- a CDS encoding TatD family hydrolase, whose translation MMDTHCHIDFKDFDEDRESVIKRAQDKLDNVIVSGYSNDSNMDVLKLSKEYEGFIYPTFGFHPVSSQNATEEEIKTAHENTIKHIDDIVAIGEVGMDYFYVTDKSLRERQQKIFTGFLELADEYEKPIVMHVRDCEKKAVNIIDEYENIPYFVFHCYGGSFKTAKRIMNMDNAYMSFSTMVCYSKQHQDLIEKIDLNYVLTETDSPYLAMTKEERNEPANVVNAVHKIAEIKNMDVSTVDEITTNNARKIFKI comes from the coding sequence ATGATGGATACCCATTGCCATATTGACTTTAAAGACTTTGATGAAGATAGAGAATCTGTTATCAAAAGAGCACAAGACAAATTGGATAATGTAATCGTTTCAGGTTACAGCAATGACAGTAACATGGACGTGTTAAAACTTTCAAAAGAATATGAAGGTTTTATATATCCAACTTTTGGATTTCACCCCGTAAGTTCACAGAATGCAACAGAAGAAGAAATAAAAACTGCACATGAAAATACCATAAAACATATCGATGACATTGTAGCTATTGGTGAAGTCGGAATGGATTATTTTTATGTAACTGACAAATCATTACGTGAAAGACAGCAAAAAATATTCACAGGATTTTTAGAGCTTGCTGACGAATACGAAAAACCAATCGTGATGCATGTAAGAGACTGTGAAAAAAAAGCAGTTAATATCATCGACGAATATGAGAATATCCCATATTTCGTTTTCCATTGCTATGGAGGAAGTTTCAAGACTGCAAAAAGAATAATGAACATGGACAATGCATACATGAGCTTTTCAACTATGGTATGTTATTCAAAACAACACCAAGATTTAATTGAAAAAATAGATTTGAACTATGTTTTAACTGAAACTGACAGTCCTTATTTGGCTATGACAAAAGAAGAGAGAAATGAACCTGCAAATGTTGTAAATGCAGTTCATAAAATAGCTGAAATTAAAAATATGGATGTCAGCACAGTTGATGAAATTACCACCAACAATGCTCGTAAGATTTTTAAAATTTAG
- a CDS encoding UPF0058 family protein yields MYKDEMIQLHQFLVYVLKYLAEDDQITNDCTEYISLKISPHHIHKTKAEHKHAIFVLCKIIAQVVADKENDSIPDNVRNSLGDLVTRSQVELSAK; encoded by the coding sequence ATGTATAAAGATGAAATGATACAATTACACCAATTTTTAGTATATGTTTTAAAATATTTAGCAGAAGATGATCAGATTACAAATGATTGCACAGAATATATATCCCTTAAAATAAGTCCTCATCATATTCACAAGACCAAAGCTGAGCATAAACATGCTATTTTTGTTCTCTGTAAAATTATTGCGCAAGTTGTTGCTGATAAAGAAAATGATTCTATTCCGGACAATGTTCGTAACTCACTTGGAGATTTAGTAACTAGATCCCAAGTTGAACTCAGTGCAAAATAA
- a CDS encoding UPF0280 family protein — MDISEINLDQTHIRLTTDLISHDLKRYIFSVRRDLKNYILKNQEFLASLEPIKCEGNLPFIVKTMVDASAVADVGPMACVAGTISQLSLDYLMGLDSKYSIVENGGDIAIVNDSTVLCGIYSNNQILGNNIAFKIKPRKKPLGICTSSGKIGHSISFGKSDGVTVISRYPSVADGLATRIANEINGATSEDKVSNGLECGENYREFFDGVLIISQNNVGTIGKLPKIVETKEFDVKIV, encoded by the coding sequence ATGGATATTTCTGAAATTAATTTGGACCAGACACACATTAGATTAACAACAGATCTAATCTCTCATGATTTAAAAAGATACATATTTTCAGTTAGAAGAGATTTGAAAAACTATATTTTAAAAAACCAGGAGTTTTTAGCTTCACTTGAACCTATCAAATGTGAAGGTAATCTTCCATTTATTGTAAAGACAATGGTTGATGCATCTGCTGTTGCAGATGTTGGTCCAATGGCATGTGTTGCAGGTACAATTTCCCAATTGTCACTTGATTATTTGATGGGTCTTGATTCAAAGTATTCTATTGTTGAAAATGGTGGGGATATTGCTATTGTAAATGACTCTACAGTTTTGTGCGGTATTTATTCAAACAATCAGATTTTGGGAAATAATATTGCATTTAAAATAAAACCTCGAAAAAAACCTTTGGGAATTTGTACATCTTCAGGAAAAATTGGACATTCCATTAGTTTTGGAAAATCTGATGGGGTTACTGTTATTTCAAGATATCCTTCTGTTGCAGATGGCCTTGCAACAAGAATTGCCAATGAAATTAATGGGGCAACTAGTGAAGATAAGGTTTCTAATGGTCTTGAATGTGGGGAAAATTATCGGGAATTCTTTGATGGGGTATTGATAATCTCACAAAATAATGTTGGAACTATTGGGAAACTTCCGAAGATTGTTGAGACAAAAGAATTTGATGTGAAAATTGTTTAA
- a CDS encoding DUF1890 domain-containing protein produces the protein MKALVLLGCPETPAQTPMAVYVFNKLTKMGYDTTIAANPAASKLVKISDPEGLYNLNLVDLERTLGEIKEGDYDLLVGFVHKDAAAAFFVTFDQILNTKSLALVFSRDADEVEEFVNMIEESESNALITAVRAFHNPSPIKVKFDRAIKEFE, from the coding sequence ATGAAAGCTTTAGTATTACTTGGATGTCCGGAGACTCCTGCACAAACTCCAATGGCAGTTTATGTATTCAATAAATTAACCAAAATGGGATATGACACTACAATTGCAGCAAATCCTGCAGCATCAAAGTTAGTTAAAATATCTGACCCTGAAGGTTTGTACAATCTTAATTTAGTGGATTTGGAAAGAACATTAGGCGAGATTAAAGAAGGAGACTATGATTTATTAGTCGGATTTGTACATAAAGATGCAGCAGCTGCATTTTTTGTAACATTTGACCAAATATTAAATACAAAATCACTTGCATTAGTATTCTCAAGAGATGCTGATGAAGTTGAAGAGTTTGTAAATATGATTGAAGAAAGTGAAAGCAATGCATTAATTACTGCTGTTAGAGCATTCCACAATCCTTCACCGATAAAAGTTAAATTTGATAGAGCTATTAAGGAGTTTGAATAA
- a CDS encoding acyltransferase family protein, with amino-acid sequence MVLRENRIFYLDELRAIAILCVIFAHTIQNFPVNMNYLTSPTLLSYLTVARMGVVLFFMISGALLIGKDYNLSVFLKKRFSRVLIPTIFWQIIGFLSILIFIGFTYDNLTFAVTQFGFPWFVCAILGVYFVMPIFNSFIKEYGIKGAEYFLIGWILLIVLTNMQLIETYYIRYIFKNVGLYIGYAVLGYYLANKEFKIYSLPMVIFCSVLFVITLYLNRYYAFNFVHIFYIESYSIIIQCALLFLIFRYMSKLAKFRPKFPLSKVHSFLENSFIGSFIYYLSIFSFTIFLMHGFIVNYLLQVMPVTHFSMIPQIFLLIAIGSIIVSAILSKIPILNRICGIH; translated from the coding sequence ATGGTTTTAAGAGAAAATAGAATTTTTTATTTGGATGAATTAAGGGCAATTGCAATTTTATGTGTTATATTTGCTCATACAATTCAGAATTTCCCAGTTAATATGAATTATTTGACTTCTCCTACACTTCTTTCATACCTTACAGTTGCAAGAATGGGTGTTGTTCTTTTTTTTATGATTAGTGGTGCCTTGTTGATTGGTAAAGATTATAATTTATCTGTTTTTTTAAAGAAAAGATTTTCCAGGGTTTTAATTCCAACAATATTCTGGCAGATTATCGGATTCTTGTCAATTTTAATTTTCATAGGTTTTACATATGATAATTTAACCTTTGCAGTTACTCAATTTGGTTTTCCATGGTTTGTTTGTGCAATTTTAGGAGTTTATTTTGTTATGCCTATATTCAATTCATTTATTAAAGAATATGGAATTAAAGGAGCAGAATATTTCTTAATTGGATGGATATTATTAATTGTATTGACAAATATGCAACTTATTGAAACATATTATATTCGTTACATTTTCAAGAATGTTGGATTATATATTGGTTATGCTGTTTTAGGTTACTATTTGGCAAATAAAGAGTTTAAAATTTATTCTCTTCCTATGGTTATATTTTGCAGTGTTCTTTTCGTTATAACTCTTTATCTTAATAGATATTATGCATTTAACTTTGTCCATATATTCTACATAGAATCATACTCAATAATAATTCAATGTGCATTATTGTTCCTGATTTTTAGATATATGAGTAAACTAGCTAAGTTCAGACCTAAATTTCCATTATCAAAGGTCCATTCATTTCTTGAAAACTCATTTATTGGTAGTTTTATTTATTATTTGAGTATTTTCAGTTTTACAATATTTTTGATGCATGGTTTTATTGTAAATTATCTGCTTCAGGTCATGCCGGTTACACATTTCAGCATGATTCCTCAAATATTCCTGTTAATTGCAATTGGATCAATTATTGTTTCTGCAATCTTGTCTAAGATACCTATTTTAAACAGGATTTGTGGAATTCATTAA
- the mtxX gene encoding methanogenesis marker protein Mmp4/MtxX — MKTIAIGVGKNENIIQACHIFKEKHPKTNLKLIYRDEDLVRAVLDDKIHGVVRGSLPASNIMKALKATNPHITRATYVNGDKYEFLLTPVGIDEGETIEDRLDIVKNCIAFYKRLGKNPKIAVLAEGRKDDFGRGEEVSQSITDSERLTRLIQENTDAEVENYYILVEKAIKEKCNIIVAPNGRVGNIIFRTLVLLNSWPSYGAVTFGMDKVYIDTSRDQSIEGYVRSLTLAEKLDNF, encoded by the coding sequence ATGAAAACAATAGCTATTGGTGTTGGAAAAAATGAAAATATAATACAAGCTTGTCATATTTTTAAAGAAAAACACCCAAAAACAAATTTAAAACTAATATATCGTGACGAAGACTTAGTACGTGCGGTTTTAGATGATAAAATTCATGGCGTAGTTCGTGGATCTCTTCCAGCTTCTAATATCATGAAGGCATTAAAGGCAACTAATCCACATATCACAAGAGCAACATATGTTAATGGAGACAAATATGAATTTCTATTAACACCTGTTGGAATTGATGAAGGTGAAACTATCGAAGACAGACTGGATATTGTCAAAAACTGCATTGCTTTTTATAAAAGACTTGGAAAAAATCCAAAAATAGCAGTTCTTGCTGAAGGAAGAAAAGATGATTTTGGAAGAGGAGAAGAAGTATCACAATCAATAACCGACAGTGAAAGACTCACCAGACTCATCCAAGAAAATACTGATGCAGAAGTTGAAAATTACTATATTTTAGTTGAAAAAGCGATTAAAGAGAAATGCAATATTATTGTTGCTCCAAACGGAAGAGTTGGAAATATTATTTTTAGAACATTGGTTTTACTCAATTCCTGGCCAAGTTACGGTGCTGTAACTTTCGGTATGGATAAAGTATACATTGATACCAGTAGAGATCAAAGTATTGAAGGATATGTTCGCAGTTTAACATTAGCAGAAAAATTGGATAATTTTTAG
- a CDS encoding DUF354 domain-containing protein → MKVWIDISNAPHVRFFKDVIKYLEAEGEDVIVTARQFGDIHKLMEMYDIDFISVGKHGVSLYDKLKESTSRVYNLVDVIHDEKVDVALSKHSIELPRISFGLGIPSLYVLDNEHALAANKLTLPLCDRIITPKIIDIWKLMKFGADPNSIISYDGTSELMHFKDFKYNDNIFDDLNLNLTHPKTILMRPEPSLASYLDADCRKSVLSPIVDELKNVANILILPRFKEQAEIFEGIEGVSILKPPVDTSNIMKKCDLVIGAGGTMNREAAILQTPVISCYPGDTLSVDQYYIDKGLMYRSHDPDEVIHKALEFIVNPHEKIDVKTDDLFQIIIDNLYDLAKNGK, encoded by the coding sequence ATGAAAGTATGGATAGATATTTCAAATGCACCTCACGTAAGGTTTTTCAAGGATGTTATCAAATATTTAGAAGCTGAAGGTGAGGATGTAATCGTTACAGCAAGGCAATTTGGTGATATCCATAAATTAATGGAAATGTATGATATTGATTTCATTTCTGTCGGTAAACATGGTGTAAGCTTATATGACAAACTTAAAGAGAGCACATCCAGAGTTTACAATCTTGTTGATGTAATACATGATGAAAAGGTGGATGTTGCCCTTAGCAAGCATTCTATTGAACTTCCTAGAATCAGTTTTGGTTTAGGAATTCCAAGTTTATATGTTCTTGATAATGAACATGCACTTGCTGCCAATAAGTTGACTCTTCCGTTGTGTGATAGAATTATTACTCCAAAAATTATTGACATATGGAAACTAATGAAATTTGGTGCAGATCCAAACTCTATCATTTCCTATGATGGAACCTCAGAATTAATGCATTTTAAAGATTTCAAATATAATGATAATATATTTGATGATTTAAATCTTAATTTGACTCATCCTAAAACTATTTTGATGAGGCCTGAACCTTCACTTGCATCATATTTGGATGCTGACTGCAGAAAATCAGTTTTATCTCCAATAGTTGATGAATTGAAAAATGTAGCAAATATTTTGATTCTTCCAAGATTCAAGGAGCAAGCTGAAATTTTTGAAGGAATTGAAGGTGTTTCAATATTAAAACCTCCTGTTGATACTTCAAATATAATGAAAAAATGTGATTTGGTTATTGGTGCTGGTGGTACAATGAATAGGGAAGCTGCAATTTTGCAAACTCCTGTTATTTCATGTTATCCTGGTGATACATTGTCTGTTGATCAATATTACATTGATAAAGGTTTGATGTATAGGTCTCATGATCCTGATGAGGTCATTCATAAAGCTTTGGAGTTCATTGTCAATCCTCATGAGAAAATTGATGTTAAAACTGATGATTTGTTCCAAATAATTATAGATAACTTATACGATTTAGCTAAAAATGGTAAATAG